The DNA window GTTTTCTTTAAGATAAAGGCGAACGGCATCAGCTATCTCTTGCATTGTTTTTCCTTTAAGTGCTCCAAATTTTGCATTTAAGGCTGGCGAAATATCATCGCGATTGCTCCACAGGGTATGCATGCTAGCACCAAACTCGTTCCAGTTCGATTGTTTTCCTTGGAATCCATCATAGTTGATGATATCTATACCGATATTAATGGCTGGAACTTTAAAAAGAAGGGGATGAGAAAGAGGTTCTTCCTTTATTGCTTTTAAATTACTAATGCTGTACGATAGATTTTTCTTTCCGTCTGCCTCCTTTTGTTGTATGCTGCCAATAAGGTTACTTGTTTTGGTTCTTAGGTTTAATTCGGAAGGATATGTTATTTGGATGGATGTGTTTTGTACCGCTCTTTCGTAGTCATTTAAAGCAACCCATACAGGCATGATAAATATGCTGTTTTCTGTTTCTGTCCATTCGTATTCTACTGTGTAGGGGTATGAAGGGTATTCGAGATCGTAGTATTTGCGTCTTGTATCTTCGAAAAGGGTAGATTGCGAGTTTACGCTAATATCCCCCAGGTCTGATTCCTTTATTTTTTTTACACGCTCACCCGAAGGGTTGTATATGCATCCTTTAAAATTACTAATGGAGCTTAGCTTGTCGTAGACTCTGGAAAATGAAGCCTCTTCTTTGGCTCGCTCATTTAGTATCGTTATTGCTAAATGGTATTTGGTAACCATTTTTTTTTCGGATGCTATGTTGATTTGCATGTCATCCAATCTAATAACAGCATCAGCATTTTCGAGCAAAGAGTCGGGGATGTTTTTTACAGGATAGCCATTTTGGCTGTAGGCGCATGCAAAACTTAGCGCTAGCAGTAGCGTGAAAAAGTATTTCATAAGATCTTATAAGAGAATTAGGGCTGCCTAAATAGAGTATTAGGCAGCCTTTGATATTAGATTTTCTTTAGAACAATTTGTTCAGCCTGTTTTTGGACTACAAGGTTATATATTTCCTTAAGCTCTTCGTATTCGGTTGATATAAATATAGGCTTATTGATGTTTAGCATAAACGATACGTTGACCTGGTTTTCTGTTTTGGTATAGCTTACAATTAAGGTTGCGCTTTTGTCAGAGGTTCCTACAGCAATATTCTGTGGAATTTCTTCTACCGTATATCCTTCGGGTATCGAGATGCTGGATATGTAACGTTCTTGTGTTGGGTAGCCGAAGTTAATTGGGTAGGTTCGCTTTTCTAACTTGAATGGACTATTGGTATACTTGTCCCAAATAAATGGGGTTATGAATATATTCTTATCAGTTACTGCTGCCTTTGATGGAATGCTGTACTGGAATTTGATAGCCACAGGCTTGTTTAAGTTCGTTAGAAGGTTTTCTACATTGATGCTGTCTACAGTTGCATCTCCAAGCTTAGATATTAGCGTCTTCTTTAGCTCATCATCCTTCATTATTCTGTATTTATCTCGAGCATAGAGAGCATCATTATCGCTGCTGTTTGATGAAATTTTTCCTGAAACGGTGCCGTCGGTTCCAACTGTAATGAAAACAAAGTGGTTTTCTTTAGAAGGAGCGGTAGGTGTTAGTTCTACCCATTCGTGAAGATTCTTGTCAATTATAAAGCCTTTGTCGTTTAAGCATTGAAAGGGTATTATTCCGGGTATACTTACCGGGCTAGTGGCGTCAAGTAGTATTTCTTTTTCGTTAACATAAGCAACTCCAATAACGTAGTTCATTTTATTTGTAGAAGGATTTCCGAAGGTGAGTAGCCCGTTTGATCTGGTGCTAATACCGACAGGGTAGGCTTGTAATCCAGCTTCTTGTAACATAGCAACAAGAAGTAAGTTGATTTCGGCACTATTCCCAATACCCGCTTTATAGGCTTTTTTGATACCATCTTTAGTCCATTTTGAGTTAATGTCGTTCCACTTTATTTTGCTTTTTACAAGGTTGAAGATGCTGTTTAGTTTCTGAGTGGCAGAGGTATCTGTTTTGATTGCAGCAGCAAGGTCTTCCTTGAAAAATCCGCGAGTTTTTAGTTGTCCTCCGAAATCTTCATTGTCGAGCATATTCTCTGCAATCTTAGGCCATGTTGTATTGTAGTTCTCGTACTTGGAGCCAGGAACTTCAAACGAGCTAATCTCGTAGGTTACCATCGATAGGTAGTTGCGAACGCAATCGATGTTGGATTCCGTCTTAAATGCAGGTACATTTTCCATTACAAAATGGTCGGTGTAATCACTATACATCAAGGAGTTTCCGTTTATGCTTATTGATTTTGATTGCGTTGTCTTTTCGATAGTTTTAAAAGGTTCGTATCCTTTGGTGTGCTTATTAAACTTAAAATATTCGGGAATACTAACGGTGTATTCGCTCCAGCATGTGGGGATATTATCTTGAAAGGCCCAATCATTAATATTCATGTTATAGCCTGATTCGATTTCAATCTCGTATTCGATAATGGAACCTTCTTTTACATTGGGGAATGCAAATTTTGTTGCGGTAACTCTGTCCGTAACTTTTTCTTTGAATATTTGATTCTTGTCAAGTTTCGTTTTTACAGCAGTCCCGTTCTCAACGTTATAGGTGAAGGCCTTGAAGGAAGTTATCTTTTCACTGTTTTCGTTAGTTCCTCCGTAGGTGTTTATCTTTATATTCGCTTCGTCTAACCCTTCCTTTTTCAATATTTTAATTCGCTTATGTTCTTTAAATACAACTCTAAAAGAATAGGTGAGATTAGAAAAATCGTAGTATGTTTCTCCTTTGTCAAACAAAACAACTGCAGCAGCGCTAGAATCTTTGGAGTAAACCTTTAGATCCAATTCTGCAGGTGTTATTTTTCCGAATTTTTGAGGAATCTGAGCCTGAACGAGGAGAGGGAATAGAAAGACAGAAAAAAGCAGATTAATTTTATGCATAGAATTAAATTAAATAGTAAAGTGCAAATATATTTATTTGTTAATAAAGGTAAAAACAACGATCGCTTTTTATTCATAGAAAATTAAATAGATGACTTGCAGATCGTGAGTGTTTTTAATCTTTAGCTTAACAGGAGAATAATTGACTTTTATTTGGTCTTACTTTGCTTGTACACCTTAAATTAAAGTACCAACCCATGAGTGTACCTTTTGAAATTACGATGGATCAATTCCTTCGGATATTTGTAACGATACTAGCATTGGTAAATCCGTTTCAGAAAATATTTATAATGCTAACATTGGAAAAGCAGCTTAAAGATAGCGATTTAAGATACGTTGCTCTTAAATCTAACTTTGTAGCGCTAATAATTCTTATTTCCTTTTTGGCAGTTGGTAATGCAATATTTAATTATGTTTTTAACATTAGCCTATATGCTTTTAGAATAACCTGTGGTTTTGTTTTACTCTATAATGGTTTTATAGCGCTGCAAAGTGGTGTTCTTATCAAAATTGATCCTAGAACTAAGCTTAACGATGTTGCTGCAGTTCCTATTGCAATGCCGATGATTGCAGGGCCAGGAGCGATTACGGCTGCAGTTACTTTTCCTCAGCAGGATGGTGTTGTGGTGACAATTGTGGCAATACTGGCTGTGCTAGCAGTAAACGCATTTATAATGGTTTATTCAAAAGTTTTGGGTGGATTTCTTAACCGCTATAACTTGTTATCTCCGTTAATTCGCATTTTAGGATTAATAATTGCGACAGTTGGGATGCAGATGTGTTTCAATGGGATTCGGGAGTTTGTTGGTATTCTTTCTAACTAGCGTCTTTAGGTACTAGAGGAAATAGTTTTTAAGGATTCATCTTATCATAATTTGCGATTCTTGAAAAGATGTTACTTTTGCCCAAAATGTTTTAATCGTTGTAATCAGGCTGCCATGAAAAGATCTTCTCTTCTTTTTGCATTAATTTTCACAATGCCATTTTTCGTAAGTGCAAACTTTTTAAAAATTGGAGGTGCCGTTTTATCAGAGGGTAAAGGAATTGCTAATGTAGTGGTTACAGATGGCAGTACTGTTGTGAAGACGGATGAAAAAGGACGGTATTCTTTAAATCTGAATCCATCTGCAAAATATGTGTATGTAAGTTCTCCTGCAGGTTATGAGGTTGCTACGGTTAACTCTGTTCCATTGTTTTTTGTGAAAGTCGACAGCTTAAAATCCGAAAGGGTCGATTTTATGCTAAAGAAAAGCCATGCGGATGATGTTAATCACAATATGATATTTTGGGCTGATCCGCAGGTGAAAAAAGCAAGTGATGTGGAGAAGTTGAAGGAGGCTGCGCGAGATTTGAAGTCTTTTGTTGAGGTTAACAAGCCTATTCCTCATGTTGCTATTGGTTGTGGCGATATCGTATTTGACAGGTTAAATCTTTTCAAAGATCACAATGACGTTGTAGAGACTGTAGGCATTCCTTTTTATGAGGCTGTAGGAAATCATGATATGGACTATAATAATCGGTCGAATGATGGCTCTAAAAAGAGTTTTGAGAAGGTTTATGGTCCTAGTTACTACTCCTTCAATAAGGGGAAAGTTCATTATGTAGTGCTTGATAATGTTTTTTACCTAGGTCGAGATTTTTACTACATAGGATATCTTGAAGAAAAGCAGCTTGCATGGTTAAAGCAAGATTTATCTTTCATTCCAAAGGGGAGTACGATTGTAGTAACGTTGCATATTCCAACAGCATTAGATTCAAGCGATATTGCCAAGTTTAATTTTGAGAATATTAGTAAGTCTCAGACAAATAAGGAGGCTTTATACGAGCTGCTTGATGGGTATAATGCTCATATCGTTTCGGGACACATGCACAATACGTACAATGTAGATATTCGCAAGAATATTAGGGAGCATATTCTTTCATCGGTTTGTGGATCATGGTGGTATGGTAATGTTGCGCAAGATGGTACGCCTCAAGGTTATGGTGTGTTTGAAGTGCGCGGAGATAGCTTAACATGGTATTTTAAAAGCATTGGCTACGATAAATTTTACCAGCTACGATATTACCCATTGGGGGCCAACAAAGAGTTACCCAATTTTGTTACTGCCAATGTTTGGAACTGGTCGAGTAAATGGAAGGTGTATTGGTATGAAGATGATGTAAAAATGGGTGAGATGGAGCGTTATACAGGTTTTGATCCAGAAACATTATCGTCTTACGCCAATCCCTCAAATACTGTTCCTAAGTGGGTAAAACCAATGGCGACAAGCCATCTGTTTAGGGCACAACCGAAATCGAAAATCTCTAATATTAAAATAGAGGCTATTGATGAATTTGGGAGAAGCTACTGGAGCCGGTAGTTCTTATTAAACGAGCATTTGTTGATATTAATGACTGAAAGAGAGCATATAGAGAATATGAAGCAAGGATCGCAGGCCGACTTTAATTGGCTTTACGATCGTTATGCTGATCATCTTTACGGGTTTACCTTGAAGATGTCTCGCTCTGTGGTTGTTGCCGAGGAGATCGTACAAGATGCTTTTCTTACCGTATGGCAAAAACGGGAGCAGATTAACCCTGATTATTCGTTCAAAGCGTTTTTGTTTACCGTAGCAAAGAATAAAATTTTAAATCTTTTTAGGTCTCAAGTTCGTCTGCTCGAATTTGAAGACTTTGTAATCCATTCCAACAGCATTGATTTGTCAACCAATGCTGTTGAAGAGAAAATTAGCTACGACGAATTTGTTGATATGCTAAAGGTTGCTAAGGATGTTTTGCCTCCTAGGCAGCTCGAAATATTTGAATTGAGTAAAGAGTTGGATATGTCCAACAAGGAAATCGCCGAAAAGCTACAGATTAGCGAACAAACGGTGAAAAATCAGCTGACATCTGCCCTAAAATTACTGAAAGATAGGCTTTCTGCAGCCCAATTCTTGATGCTGCTTTTCTTGTAGAGGGCTGTTTGCGGTTCTTAAATTCTACGTTGGATTTCAACTCTTAATTTCTAAAATCATTTTAAGTTTTGGCTATGGCCATTATTTCCTGAACTGTATCTGCTTGAGATATAGCAGTAAAATTCGGTATGCGTAAAATGTACTAGTTAATGTTATAAAAAAACAAAAAACGACTAGTACGAAATTTCTGTTTTGGTGTATTAATAGTAACAAAAGAAAAGTATGGCTCAGGTACAACTACGAAAGCTGCTAGAAAAGTTCTTTACGTCAAACATCACGAAAACGCAGTTTGACGATTTGAAGAATATGACGAATAATTTATCAGACAGTGATTTGTCTGATGGGCTGGAGTGTGCTTGGAATACAACGGACTATTCCAACTCTATGCCAATATTCGCCAAACAGCGAATAAGGGAGGAGCTAGAGCAAAAGATATATAAGGAAAAAGTACGGCAGTTTGCTGTTAAGTTTATGAAAGTTGCAGCAGCCGTTTCCATTCCAATTTTACTGGCTTCTACCATTTACCTTTTTGCCGATCGTAGAGCCATTTTGAATCAACAAGCTGACCTGTTAAATATCTCCGTATCAAAAGGGGAGAGGGCAACTGTAAACTTGCCTGATGGATCGACCGTGACTTTAAATTCAGATAGTAAACTTTACTATCCCTCTAATTTTAACTCGAAAGATCGTTGGATTAGGCTTGAAGGAGAAGGGTTCTTTCAGGTTAAGAAGTGTCACGGTCGCTCTTTTACCGTACGTACGAACAAGATGGATGTAAGCGTACTTGGTACAGCATTTAATGTTTCAGCATATGTTGATGCTCCAACGACATCGGTGGTGCTTGTACATGGTTCTGTAAGAGCAACGGCTAAAGGAGAAGCGGGTGTTCTTATTAAGCCAAACCAGAAGTTTGAAGTGGAGAACAGGAGCGGTAACGTAAAAATTAGTGAGGTGGATACTTATAACTATACCTGCTGGCGTGACGGTATTCTCAATTTTGAAAGTGAGCCGATTGTAGATGTTCTTGATAAGCTGTCGAAGCAGTTTGATGTTAAAATAGAGTACAGCTCTAAGGCCTTTGAGAACGATAGGCTTACCGGAAAACTTGATTTAAATGACGGTATTGAAAATGCACTTCGCGTGGTATCGTTAACATCTCCTTTGAAATTTGTAAAGCATAAAAACACAATTGTAATAACCCCTCTGCATTAGCCGAGTGGTACAAAGATAAACTAGCTGATCAACTAGACGGATTAACATTATTACCTAAAACAAGATTTAAATGATGAACTGTAGAAACAGCAGTTTTAAGTCATTGCTGAATAAACGAATCTTCGGGGCATGCCTTGTAATGACCTTGCTGCTTTCCAATAATTTGGAGGGTTTAGCAGCAGGAGGTAACGCTCAGGACACAAAAATCACCTTGTCTGTTAAGGATAGGAGTATTAAGGATGTATTTGGTGAGATAGAAAGGAAATCAAATTATGTTGTTGTTTTTAACAACGAAGCTATCAATCCAAATCTAAAGGTGACAGCCGATTTTCGTGATGCCAGCATTGAGGAGGTTCTCAAGAAAGTGCTTGCAGGAACTTCCTCTTCATTCGAAGTAAAAGGAAGGCAAATTGTGATTTTTTTGCAAAACGAAGCCGCAAAAGGAGCTGAAAAACAAGTCCAAAGCGGTAAAATAATCGGTAGGGTTGTTGACGAAAACAAGCAACCTCTTATTGGTGTAAGTATTCAGGTTAAGGGAACCAATGTTGGTGCAACAACCGATCTTGATGGAAACTTCACCATTAATACTACTGCAAATCAGCCTACCTTAGTTTTTTCATATGTTGGATTTGAGAGAGCAGAACTTGTTGCCAGCCAGCGTAACCTATCAGTGACCTTAAAGAGCGAATCTAAAAACCTTAATGAGGTTGTCGTTATAGGATA is part of the Alistipes sp. ZOR0009 genome and encodes:
- a CDS encoding DUF3857 domain-containing protein; this encodes MHKINLLFSVFLFPLLVQAQIPQKFGKITPAELDLKVYSKDSSAAAVVLFDKGETYYDFSNLTYSFRVVFKEHKRIKILKKEGLDEANIKINTYGGTNENSEKITSFKAFTYNVENGTAVKTKLDKNQIFKEKVTDRVTATKFAFPNVKEGSIIEYEIEIESGYNMNINDWAFQDNIPTCWSEYTVSIPEYFKFNKHTKGYEPFKTIEKTTQSKSISINGNSLMYSDYTDHFVMENVPAFKTESNIDCVRNYLSMVTYEISSFEVPGSKYENYNTTWPKIAENMLDNEDFGGQLKTRGFFKEDLAAAIKTDTSATQKLNSIFNLVKSKIKWNDINSKWTKDGIKKAYKAGIGNSAEINLLLVAMLQEAGLQAYPVGISTRSNGLLTFGNPSTNKMNYVIGVAYVNEKEILLDATSPVSIPGIIPFQCLNDKGFIIDKNLHEWVELTPTAPSKENHFVFITVGTDGTVSGKISSNSSDNDALYARDKYRIMKDDELKKTLISKLGDATVDSINVENLLTNLNKPVAIKFQYSIPSKAAVTDKNIFITPFIWDKYTNSPFKLEKRTYPINFGYPTQERYISSISIPEGYTVEEIPQNIAVGTSDKSATLIVSYTKTENQVNVSFMLNINKPIFISTEYEELKEIYNLVVQKQAEQIVLKKI
- a CDS encoding MarC family protein, whose protein sequence is MSVPFEITMDQFLRIFVTILALVNPFQKIFIMLTLEKQLKDSDLRYVALKSNFVALIILISFLAVGNAIFNYVFNISLYAFRITCGFVLLYNGFIALQSGVLIKIDPRTKLNDVAAVPIAMPMIAGPGAITAAVTFPQQDGVVVTIVAILAVLAVNAFIMVYSKVLGGFLNRYNLLSPLIRILGLIIATVGMQMCFNGIREFVGILSN
- a CDS encoding calcineurin-like phosphoesterase C-terminal domain-containing protein, with amino-acid sequence MKRSSLLFALIFTMPFFVSANFLKIGGAVLSEGKGIANVVVTDGSTVVKTDEKGRYSLNLNPSAKYVYVSSPAGYEVATVNSVPLFFVKVDSLKSERVDFMLKKSHADDVNHNMIFWADPQVKKASDVEKLKEAARDLKSFVEVNKPIPHVAIGCGDIVFDRLNLFKDHNDVVETVGIPFYEAVGNHDMDYNNRSNDGSKKSFEKVYGPSYYSFNKGKVHYVVLDNVFYLGRDFYYIGYLEEKQLAWLKQDLSFIPKGSTIVVTLHIPTALDSSDIAKFNFENISKSQTNKEALYELLDGYNAHIVSGHMHNTYNVDIRKNIREHILSSVCGSWWYGNVAQDGTPQGYGVFEVRGDSLTWYFKSIGYDKFYQLRYYPLGANKELPNFVTANVWNWSSKWKVYWYEDDVKMGEMERYTGFDPETLSSYANPSNTVPKWVKPMATSHLFRAQPKSKISNIKIEAIDEFGRSYWSR
- a CDS encoding RNA polymerase sigma factor — translated: MTEREHIENMKQGSQADFNWLYDRYADHLYGFTLKMSRSVVVAEEIVQDAFLTVWQKREQINPDYSFKAFLFTVAKNKILNLFRSQVRLLEFEDFVIHSNSIDLSTNAVEEKISYDEFVDMLKVAKDVLPPRQLEIFELSKELDMSNKEIAEKLQISEQTVKNQLTSALKLLKDRLSAAQFLMLLFL
- a CDS encoding FecR family protein; this translates as MAQVQLRKLLEKFFTSNITKTQFDDLKNMTNNLSDSDLSDGLECAWNTTDYSNSMPIFAKQRIREELEQKIYKEKVRQFAVKFMKVAAAVSIPILLASTIYLFADRRAILNQQADLLNISVSKGERATVNLPDGSTVTLNSDSKLYYPSNFNSKDRWIRLEGEGFFQVKKCHGRSFTVRTNKMDVSVLGTAFNVSAYVDAPTTSVVLVHGSVRATAKGEAGVLIKPNQKFEVENRSGNVKISEVDTYNYTCWRDGILNFESEPIVDVLDKLSKQFDVKIEYSSKAFENDRLTGKLDLNDGIENALRVVSLTSPLKFVKHKNTIVITPLH